One part of the Lotus japonicus ecotype B-129 chromosome 2, LjGifu_v1.2 genome encodes these proteins:
- the LOC130737310 gene encoding uncharacterized protein LOC130737310, with product MGINEAKCSKLRHARHAVSQHLGATSAFQSFNQRAGLIAVVSEFLGAADCNGIGMFFSILYSVWQARNDLLFSAKQSSVDQILLRASSLRPSSNQSTAPHRHGREHVSSWRRPAAGIFKVNFDASLLQSHEAGFGFIARNKEGEVLAAATSTMGPVLSSVLAEALALRWALGLAKELGFRRIWVETDCLVLYNYWERREGGFSHLETVVKDCRLLLCSFDVFTFTFVRRTGNSVADALAKLAFRLGCLVLIEEAPLEVSSLIQDDVFASVASSL from the exons ATGGGGATTAATGAAGCCAAGT GTAGCAAGTTGAGGCATGCTCGCCATGCCGTTTCGCAGCACCTCGGTGCTACCTCTGCCTTCCAAAGTTTCAACCAAAGAGCTGGCCTCATAGCTGTAGTTTCTGAATTTCTGGGTGCAGCTGATTGTAATGGCATTGGTATGTTTTTCTCCATCTTATATTCAGTGTGGCAGGCACGTAATGATCTTCTCTTCAGCGCGAAGCAAAGCTCTGTTGATCAGATCCTGTTGCGAGCGTCTAGCCTTCGCCCGTCGAGCAACCAGTCAACTGCTCCTCACCGCCATGGCCGCGAGCATGTTTCTTCATGGCGTCGACCAGCTGCAGGAATTTTTAAAGTGAACTTTGATGCTTCATTGCTGCAATCTCATGAGGCTGGGTTCGGGTTTATAGCAAGGAACAAGGAGGGGGAGGTCTTGGCTGCTGCTACATCGACCATGGGCCCGGTTCTTTCATCGGTTTTGGCAGAAGCACTTGCTTTGCGCTGGGCCTTGGGGTTGGCAAAGGAATTGGGGTTTCGCCGCATCTGGGTTGAGACGGATTGCTTGGTGCTATACAACTATTGGGAACGTAGAGAGGGTGGTTTCTCCCATTTGGAAACAGTTGTTAAGGATTGTCGTTTACTGCTTTGTAGTTTTGATGTTTTTACTTTTACTTTCGTTCGTAGGACCGGCAATTCTGTTGCCGACGCGTTGGCAAAACTTGCTTTTCGTTTAGGCTGTTTGGTTTTGATTGAAGAGGCTCCGTTGGAGGTTTCCTCTCTCATCCAGGATGATGTTTTTGCCTCTGTGGCTTCTTCTCTTTGA
- the LOC130735884 gene encoding endoglucanase, with the protein MGYYNLLVTGLFLWCAMFGHNGVLAMMDGEIIMNSSSASSNYDYADAVGKAILFFEGQRSGKLPSNQRVQWRGDSALSDGKLQNVNLVGGYYDAGDNVKFEWPMAFTVSLLSWSGVEYEKEVSSVKQLDYLRSAIRWGADFILQAHTSPTTLFTQVGDGNSDHQCWERPEDMDTPRTLYKIDANSPGTEVAAESAAALAAASIVFKKTDATYSSKLLSQSKSLFDFADKYRGSYSGSCPFYCSYSGYQDELLWAASWLYKASGESKYLSYITSNQGWSQGVSEFSWDNKFVGAQTLLTEEFYGGKKDLAKVKSDGESFICAMMPGSSSQQIKTTPGGLLYTRDSSNLQYTTTSTMVLFIFSNILTRNHIDGIQCGSTHFTPSQIRAFAKTQVDYILGNNPMKMSYMVGFGSKYPKQLHHRGSSIPSMKIHPAKVGCSDGQSQYFSSPNPNPNVHVGAIVGGPNSNDQFNDARSDYSHAEPTTYMNAAFVGSVAPLLGETRTLQFPQIVDRKA; encoded by the exons ATGGGGTATTACAATTTGTTGGTCACTGGTTTGTTCTTGTGGTGTGCCATGTTTGGTCACAATGGAGTGCTAGCCATGATGGATGGGGAGATAATAATGAATTCCTCCTCAGCTTCTTCTAACTATGACTATGCAGATGCTGTTGGCAAAGCCATCTTGTTTTTTGAAGGACAACGCTCAGGGAAGTTACCCTCCAATCAAAGGGTCCAGTGGAGGGGGGATTCAGCTCTCTCTGATGGCAAGCTTCAAAAT GTGAATTTGGTGGGAGGATACTATGATGCGGGTGATAATGTGAAGTTTGAATGGCCAATGGCGTTTACAGTGAGCTTATTGAGTTGGAGCGGTGTTGAGTATGAGAAGGAGGTATCTTCAGTGAAGCAGCTTGATTACCTTCGCAGTGCTATCCGCTGGGGTGCAGATTTCATTTTGCAAGCTCACACTTCCCCAACCACCTTATTTACACAG GTAGGAGATGGGAACTCAGATCATCAATGTTGGGAGCGGCCGGAAGACATGGATACACCGAGAACACTCTACAAGATTGATGCTAATTCTCCTGGAACTGAAGTTGCAGCTGAGTCTGCTGCTGCTCTTGCTGCTGCTTCAATTGTCTTCAAGAAAACAGATGCCACTTATTCGTCAAAGCTATTAAGCCAGTCAAAATCA CTGTTTGATTTTGCTGACAAGTACAGAGGTTCTTACTCAGGCTCTTGCCCATTCTACTGTTCCTACTCTGGTTACCAG GATGAACTGTTATGGGCTGCTTCATGGCTATACAAGGCTAGTGGAGAAAGCAAGTACTTGAGCTACATCACAAGTAACCAAGGTTGGAGTCAGGGAGTTTCTGAGTTCAGCTGGGATAACAAATTTGTTGGAGCTCAGACATTACTCACAGAG GAATTCTATGGTGGGAAGAAGGACTTGGCCAAAGTTAAGAGTGACGGCGAATCATTTATATGTGCAATGATGCCAGGAAGTAGCTCTCAACAGATTAAAACAACTCCTG GTGGACTTCTGTATACTAGAGATAGTAGTAATTTGCAATATACCACAACCTCAACCATGGTGCTATTCATTTTCTCCAACATCCTAACCAGAAATCATATTGATGGAATCCAATGTGGCTCCACTCATTTCACCCCCTCTCAAATCAGAGCCTTTGCCAAAACACAG GTGGATTACATACTAGGAAACAATCCCATGAAGATGTCTTACATGGTGGGATTTGGCAGTAAATACCCAAAGCAATTGCATCACAGAGGCTCTTCTATCCCTTCAATGAAAATTCACCCAGCCAAAGTGGGTTGCAGTGATGGTCAATCACAGTATTTCTCTTCCCCTAATCCAAATCCCAATGTTCATGTGGGTGCCATTGTTGGAGGCCCTAACTCCAATGACCAATTCAATGATGCAAGATCTGATTATTCTCATGCTGAACCCACCACATATATGAATGCTGCTTTCGTAGGTTCAGTAGCTCCTTTGCTTGGAGAAACGAGGACCTTGCAGTTTCCCCAAATTGTTGACAGGAAAGCCTAA
- the LOC130741204 gene encoding protein SGT1 homolog A-like isoform X2 encodes MAAAAETTTTVKDLEKKAKEAFIDDDFSLAVDLYTEAINLDPINANLFADRAQAHLKLNAFTEAVSDANKAIQLDPSLPKAYLRKGTACIKLEEYHTAKVALEKGASFAPDDSRFTNLIQQCDRYIAESNALTSTLSTTAPLISVPSGDDPRSAVSDGTNKEAETDSSLSQINEVAPSKPKYRYEYYQKPEEVVVTIFAKGIPAESVVIDFGEQILSVTIDVPGQDAYHYQPRLFGKVIPDKCKFVVLSTKIEIRLAKAEAINWTSLEYSKDMPPQKIKVPTIQSERPAYPSSKPRTKDWDKLEAMVKKEEKEEKLDGDAALNKLFRDIYQNADEDMRRAMSKSFLESNGTVLSTDWKEVGSKKVEGSPPEGMELKKWEY; translated from the exons atggcggcggcggcggagaCGACAACCACGGTGAAGGATTTGGAGAAGAAAGCCAAAGAAGCTTTCATTGACGACGACTTCTCCCTCGCCGTCGATCTCTACACTGAAGCCATCAACCTGGATCCAATCAACGCCAACCTCTTCGCCGACAGAGCACAAGCGCATCTCAAGCTCAACGCCTTCACTGAAGCGGTTTCCGATGCCAACAAAGCCATCCAGTTAGACCCTTCTCTGCCAAAGGCCTATCTCCGTAAAGG GACTGCTTGTATTAAGCTTGAAGAGTACCACACTGCCAAGGTTGCACTGGAGAAGGGTGCCTCTTTTGCACCGGATGATTCCAGATTCACCAACTTGATTCAGCAATGTGACCGCTACATTGCAG AATCCAATGCTCTTACTAGCACCTTATCGACAACTGCGCCCTTAATATCTGTACCGTCTGGTGATGATCCCCGTTCAGCTGTTAGTGATGGGACAAATAAAGAAGCTGAAACAGATAGTTCTTTATCACAAATCAATGAAGTTGCACCCAGCAAACCAAAATACAG ATATGAATACTACCAGAAGCCCGAAGAAGTGGTTGTGACAATATTTGCAAAAGGAATACCAGCAGAAAGCGTGGTCATTGACTTTGGTGAACAAATt CTGAGTGTTACTATTGATGTTCCTGGCCAAGATGCTTATCATTATCAACCTCGATTGTTTGGAAAG GTAATACCTGATAAGTGCAAATTTGTGGTTTTGTCAACCAAAATTGAAATACGTCTTGCAAAAGCTGAAGCTATTAATTGGACATCTCTCGAATATAGCAAGGATATGCCTCCCCAAAAAATTAAAGTGCCTACAA TTCAATCTGAAAGGCCTGCATACCCATCATCAAAGCCAAGGACAAAAGATTGGGATAAGTTGGAAGCTATGGTGAAAAAAGAG gagaaagaagaaaagcTGGATGGTGATGCTGCTTTGAATAAATTGTTCCGTGATATTtatcaaaatgctgatgaggaCATGCGGAGAGCAATGAGCAAGTCATTT CTGGAGTCAAATGGAACAGTGCTGTCAACGGATTGGAAAGAAGTGGGATCCAAGAAGGTGGAAGGAAGTCCTCCAGAAGGTATGGAATTGAAGAAATGGGAGTACTAA
- the LOC130741204 gene encoding protein SGT1 homolog A-like isoform X1: MAAAAETTTTVKDLEKKAKEAFIDDDFSLAVDLYTEAINLDPINANLFADRAQAHLKLNAFTEAVSDANKAIQLDPSLPKAYLRKGTACIKLEEYHTAKVALEKGASFAPDDSRFTNLIQQCDRYIAEESNALTSTLSTTAPLISVPSGDDPRSAVSDGTNKEAETDSSLSQINEVAPSKPKYRYEYYQKPEEVVVTIFAKGIPAESVVIDFGEQILSVTIDVPGQDAYHYQPRLFGKVIPDKCKFVVLSTKIEIRLAKAEAINWTSLEYSKDMPPQKIKVPTIQSERPAYPSSKPRTKDWDKLEAMVKKEEKEEKLDGDAALNKLFRDIYQNADEDMRRAMSKSFLESNGTVLSTDWKEVGSKKVEGSPPEGMELKKWEY, translated from the exons atggcggcggcggcggagaCGACAACCACGGTGAAGGATTTGGAGAAGAAAGCCAAAGAAGCTTTCATTGACGACGACTTCTCCCTCGCCGTCGATCTCTACACTGAAGCCATCAACCTGGATCCAATCAACGCCAACCTCTTCGCCGACAGAGCACAAGCGCATCTCAAGCTCAACGCCTTCACTGAAGCGGTTTCCGATGCCAACAAAGCCATCCAGTTAGACCCTTCTCTGCCAAAGGCCTATCTCCGTAAAGG GACTGCTTGTATTAAGCTTGAAGAGTACCACACTGCCAAGGTTGCACTGGAGAAGGGTGCCTCTTTTGCACCGGATGATTCCAGATTCACCAACTTGATTCAGCAATGTGACCGCTACATTGCAG AAGAATCCAATGCTCTTACTAGCACCTTATCGACAACTGCGCCCTTAATATCTGTACCGTCTGGTGATGATCCCCGTTCAGCTGTTAGTGATGGGACAAATAAAGAAGCTGAAACAGATAGTTCTTTATCACAAATCAATGAAGTTGCACCCAGCAAACCAAAATACAG ATATGAATACTACCAGAAGCCCGAAGAAGTGGTTGTGACAATATTTGCAAAAGGAATACCAGCAGAAAGCGTGGTCATTGACTTTGGTGAACAAATt CTGAGTGTTACTATTGATGTTCCTGGCCAAGATGCTTATCATTATCAACCTCGATTGTTTGGAAAG GTAATACCTGATAAGTGCAAATTTGTGGTTTTGTCAACCAAAATTGAAATACGTCTTGCAAAAGCTGAAGCTATTAATTGGACATCTCTCGAATATAGCAAGGATATGCCTCCCCAAAAAATTAAAGTGCCTACAA TTCAATCTGAAAGGCCTGCATACCCATCATCAAAGCCAAGGACAAAAGATTGGGATAAGTTGGAAGCTATGGTGAAAAAAGAG gagaaagaagaaaagcTGGATGGTGATGCTGCTTTGAATAAATTGTTCCGTGATATTtatcaaaatgctgatgaggaCATGCGGAGAGCAATGAGCAAGTCATTT CTGGAGTCAAATGGAACAGTGCTGTCAACGGATTGGAAAGAAGTGGGATCCAAGAAGGTGGAAGGAAGTCCTCCAGAAGGTATGGAATTGAAGAAATGGGAGTACTAA